Genomic DNA from Shouchella patagoniensis:
CACTTCATATAAATGAATGTCTGGGTGGGGTGATGGAACTCGATATTTCTCAATGAACATTACGGACACACATCCTTTTTCCAGTCTAGGCATACACCCTTTTTTCTTTTGTGCATAGTGTAACCAATAAAGCGGTCTGCCCAATAACAGTTGATCTCTTAACTATTTGGCGTGACCCCATCCACAAAGGAGTGAATTAAATTGAAACGGTCTTTTTATACACTGAGCTTTCTATTAATCAGCTTCGTCTTCTCCGGATGCGTACAAAACGACGAGGTTGATTCCATTGAAGTTGCAGAAGTAACCCGGTCTGTTTTTTATGCCCCTTTCTACGTGGCACTTGCCGAAGGTTACTTCGAGGACGAACAAATAAAAGTTGAATTGACAACAACATGGGGTGGTGACAAAACAATGACTGCGCTGTTATCTGATGGTGCAGATATTGCTCTAGTTGGCTCGGAAACATCGGTTTACGTTGCTGCTCAAGAAGCTACAGATCCAGCTATTAACTTTGCTGCTTTGACACAAACCGATGGTACCTTTCTTGTCGCTAGAGAAAACCTTACCTCGTTCGACTGGTCGGATCTAAAAGGTAGTACATTTCTTGGTCAGCGCAAAGGTGGAATGCCACAAATGGTTGGTGAATACGTACTTAAACAACAAGACATCAACCCCCAGAATGACTTGAATCTATTACAGAACGTCGACTTTGGAAATATTCCTAGCGCGTTTGCATCAGGGACAGGTGATTTTGTTCAATTATTTGAACCACAAGCATCGACTTTCGAACAGGAAGGTCTTGGGCACGTTGTGGCTTCATTTGGAGCCGAATCCGGTCAAGTACCTTATACCTCATTTATGGCGAAACAAAGCATGCTAACTGAAGATCCTGATGTATTTGTTCGGTTTTCCAGTGCTTTGTATAAAGGACAGCAACTAGTAAATGAGCAAAGCGCAGAGAAAACGGCCAAATCAATTGAAAGCTTCTTTGAAGATACTGAGCTAGATATTCTTACTAGCTCCGTTGAACGTTATAAAGATCAAGGTTCCTTCGCCGCTGACCCAGTTCTTACTGAAGATGCATGGGAAACGTTACTCGATATTATGGCAGAAGCAGGAGAACTACCTGCTCGAATTCCGTTTGACGAACTAGTGAATAATCAATTGGCCAAACAGGCGATGGAATAAGTATAGGAGGGTCAGCTGTGTCAGGTTTGAGAATCGATGCGCTATCATTAACCTACGTGAACAAGTCCGGGGCTTTCCCCGCACTTGAAGATGTCTCTCTTGAAGTTCAAGAAGGGGAGTTCGTATCCCTTATTGGCCCAAGCGGCTGCGGTAAAACCACATTGTTATCTATAATAGCAGGGCTGCTTCACCAAACAGAAGGTTCACTTTCTTTGCAGAATAAAGATTCGATTGGTTATATGCTCCAACATGATTATTTGTTTCCTTGGCTCACAATCGAGAAAAACATCTTGCTAGGTCAACATATTAGGGGCACATTTACAGAATTCTCACAAAGAAAAGCCCTTCGTTGGCTAGAACGCTTTGGACTTGAAGATAAGCGCCAAGAGCGTCCGCAGGCTCTCTCAGGCGGAATGAGACAACGGGTTGCCCTTGCCCGTACTCTTGCTACAGAACCTGCGCTAATGTTACTCGACGAGCCTTTTTCAGCTCTTGATCAACAAACGAAGCTTAAGCTAGAAGATCTTGTTTCAGATACTTTAAAAACAGAGAAAAAAACAGCGATCCTTGTTACACATGATATTAGCGAAGCGATAGCAATGAGCGACCGTGTTGTTTTATTTACAGCACGACCAGGTCGCGTCGCTCAAATTTTTTCGATCCCAAAAGAACTTCAGGAGCTTTCTCCTTTTGAAGCAAGACAGCATCCTGATTTTCAAAGCCAGTTCCAATTAATTTGGAAGGAGCTGGAACGTTGTGACACCTAATGAATTACATCAAAGCTTTTTAAAAGCACAACGTAAAGAAAAACAGGTTGTTCGATGCATCCAATTCAGCATGCTCTTCCTTATAATCGGCCTCTGGGAGCTTGCATCTCGAATGGCTTGGATTGATCCATTACTATTTAGTATGCCATCCCGTGTATTCTCCCTATTTATTGACCATATTGTAGCAGGCACCCTGTGGATCCATGCTTCTGTTACATTATTTGAAACAATCATGGGTTTTTTACTAGGTACCGCTGTTGGTACGTGTATTGCAGCCCTTTTATGGTGGTCAAATGTTGCAGCTAAAATATTTGATCCATTTCTTGTCATCTTGAATTCAATGCCTAAAGTAGCCATTGGGCCTATTTTAATCGTTGGGCTAGGACCAAACATGGGTTCAATCATTGCGATGGGCATGCTCGTATCTGTAATCATTACGACAATGGTTGTACACACAGCTTTTAAAGAAGTTGACGACAATTATATTAAAGTGATGCGAACTTTTTCGGCTTCTAAAAAGCAGATCTTTTGGTCCGTAGTTTATCCAGCAACAATCCCCGTAATCGTTTCAACATTAAAAATGAACGTCGGATTAGCATGGGTAGGTGTAATTGTTGGGGAGTTCCTTGTATCAAAACAAGGGCTTGGCTACTTAATCATTTATGGTTTCCAAGTGTTTAATTTTAACCTTGTATTTATGAGTCTGTTCGTCATTGCTATTCTTGCAACAGGTATGTATATTGTTGTCGAGTACGTCGAGAAGAAAATGACCCGTTTTCATACGTAAATAATACGCCCATCAAACGATGGGCGTATTATTTAAATAGTCCTTGCTTAATAGCAAATGAAATCGCCCTTGGTACAACATCATCTTTCATAATAAAGCTAAACCGATCATCTGCCGTTATCGCAACAGGCAGCTCTTGCATCAAAACTGGTCCATTTGTTTCTTCATATGATTCTCGGTTCTTTAATTCTATAAGTTCAGCCGCAAAGATCGTTTTCCAAAATGTTTTCCCGGAAATTGAAGTCACTTGATATTGACCAATAAAAACAAGATGATTTGCTATTCCACCCGTTTCTTCCCATACTTCTCTAATAGCTGCTTCCTCTGCTTCTTCACCTACTTCAACCTTCCCACCAGGAAACTCATAGCCTCGTTCGCGATGATTTGTTAACACCCATTCTTGTTTAAATCTTGTTAAGATAAGTACATGCCCAGGCGTTTGTGTAAAAACGGGCTCGATTCCAAGTACAAGCATTACTCTGTTTCCATACGCATCAGTAAATTGCTTCATACTGCTCACGCCTTTCCTCGCTTCTCTAGACCATTATAGCGCGGCATGTTCTTTTCCGTCTAATCATTGCCAAGTTTGCACTCCGGCTTTTTTTGGTCGGACTCCCCATAAAACGAGACCAACTGTTGCTAACACTAAGAGGGCGTTTCCACTAAACGTCCAAAAATGACTCCCTTTCATAAATACGGCAAACAATGGTGGTCCAGATGCAACACCTACAAAGCGCATGCTATTATAAAAAGAAGAGATCGATCCCCTTTGTTCTGCTGGAATTCCTTCCGTGACAAAAGCATCTAAACTTGGTAAAGCCGCCCCAATGCCAATGCCAGCGGCAAACAGAGCCGTGAGCATCATATAGAGTTCTTTATTAAACGAAACAACAAAAACAGAAATGGCAAGTAAGATTAAACCACCTACTGTAATCCATTTCATCTTCAATTGATTTTGACCAATGATTTTACCAGTAGCAAACGAGGTCAAACATAACGCAAGCAATGGAAAAGCTAATATAATACCTTTTCTTACACCATGGATGTTATGAGTTTCTTCTAAGAAAGTAGATAAATAAAAAAGAACACCAAACAAAATATACATACAAATTCCACCAGCGATAAACACCACGTATAACCAGCGGCCCTCTCGTTTGAAAATCATTTTCATCGACTTCATAAACTGATGGAAATTTTTTGGTTTCTTTTTTAATGGCGGCGTTTTAACAAGAAAAGCCACTAAAATAATTGACAAAGTACAAAAAACAGGAAAAGCAAAGAAAGGCATAAACCAAACAACGGCTGCAAGCATTGCCCCAAAGATAGGACTTAGCACTTTACCAAATGTATTCGATGTCTCAATTAAGCCTAGTCCTTCGCTTATCTCCTGTTTCTCTTTAAATAAATCACCTACAAACGGCATAACAATTGGCGCAGCTCCCGCAGCTCCAACACCTTGAAGAAGCCTGCCAATTAAAATAACCCAATACGGATTTTCCATTTTCCAAGCAGCGAAGCCCGCAAGCAACCCACCAATCCCCGCTAACACAAGGCTTGGAATAATTACCTGTTTTCGTCCGATATGATCAGATAAATAGCCTGCCAGTGGTATGAAAATAATGGCAACGACCGAATAGGCTGTAATAAGTAAACTAACCATAAATGAACTAATATTAAGCTCACGGCCAATGGTTGGCAGAACAGGGATAAGCATTGAATTTCCAAGCGTCATCACCAACGGTACAGAAGATAGTGACAATAATCCCCAGGTTTTTTTTGCATTTCCCACTTCGTGTATGCCCCTTTATTTAGATAATGCCTTTAGTATGAGCAAAACAGCACACGCTATGCACTTGTTCACTAGTGGAGACTTTATCCGCTTTAATCCTCTTATATTTAAAAAAAAGGTTTATCCCAACCGTCATTTTCATGACGCCTTTTTGGGACAAACCCTTTCACTTTAAAGCAATTGATACTTTTTATCCTTCTTAAACGTTTCGTATACTTCTTCAATTGTTTTATCCGAATACGCTTCGAGCTTTTCTACCCGACGTTTAAATTCACTTAATACTTCTTCTAGTTCAATGCCTTCTTCAAGAATATCTTCAAAAACATCTTCAAGCACGTCGTCTCGACCAGAAACAATATTCCCTTTTAACACAATACTTTTGCCGTGTTCTAAATCAGTAATTGATTCAATAGATGTAATCATAACAGCTGGGTGATTGTCCTTGCTTGTAATCACGACACTGACGAGCAAATTGCGTTCTGCTTCTTGCTCTCGCTCAAACGTTGCAGCATCTTCCTTGGAAACAACTGCATCCAAAAACCAAGTATGTTCTTCATTTTCCATATTAATAATCAATCCATCCGTAAGCGGAATCGGATTTTGTTTCATCTTCCCTTGTTGACCATCAATTACTTGCAATGCATGAAGCTTAAATGTCTTCATTGTATCAGGTCCTTTCAAGTATATATGAACTTTTAATTTGATTAAATACGAATTGAAGTTGATGTTGTTCCATCCATTCAATCAGCGTCAGTTCTTCCAATGTCAACTCACGTGGTAACGCTATTAAAAACTCCTGTTTAAGTTTCTCCGCTAAACAATTAGAAGGTTTACTCATTGAAGAACGACTCCTTTACATCGTTTTTGCAATACCTCTTCCATTGATTGGTGACAAGACACCTTTCTTCATTCATTCGCTCTTTTAGCTATTACTTCCTGCTCTACAACCCTTTTTTCTCGTAAGCATTTCGAATTCTCTCCATCGCTTCTGCAAGAGTAGCTCTTGGAGTCGCTAAATTCATTCTTTCAAAATGTTCTCCTTCTTCACCGAAAATCGGTCCATGATTTAAAGCAACTTTTGCTTCTTGAAGCAACCATGTTTTTCGATCGTCCGCCGACATCTCAAGTGCTTCGCAATTAAGCCACAATAAATACGTTCCTTCAGGCTTAATCGGCTTGATCTTAGGCATGTGTGTTTGTAAATAGTCTTCAACAAACGTATAGTTCGCTTGTATGTAACTCATTAAACCTCTTAACCATGGTAAACCATGCTCATAAGCAGCTTTGGTAGCAATATGGGAAAACATATTTGCTCCATTCATAAAAGTTGTTGCTAATGTTCGGCGATATGCCAGTCGCAGATTCGGTTCCGTAATGACCACATACGCCCCTTGCACTCCTGCCAGATTGAATGTTTTCGTTGGTGCAAGTGTTGTAAATACTCGTTTTTTTATTGTTTCAGATACACTGGCTAATGGTGTGTGTGTATATCCATCAAATAACAAATCTGCATGAATTTCATCAGAGACAACAAAGAGATCGTGCTTTTCGCATAGATCTGCAAGTTCAAGTAGCTCTTCTTTCGACCACACTCTGCCACCAGGATTATGAGGATGACAAAGGATAAGCATTTTTGTTTTTTCCGTAATTACTGATTCGAGACCTGCAAAGTCCATTCGATACTGGTTTCCATCAAACGTTAGTGGGTTTTTAACAATACGCCGATTGTTCTTTTCGATTACATCATAAAACGGATAATAGACAGGTGTCTGAATAACAATTTCGTCCTCTTCTTCCGTGAATGTTTTGATTAGATTGCTAATTGCAGGAACAACGCCGGTCACATGCACAATATCCTCTGTATCAATTTGCCAATTGTATTGTGAAGAAACCCAATGAACAATCGTTTCATCAACTTCAGTTGAAGGAGCTGCATAGCCATATACACCATGTTCCACTTTTTCTTTTAATGCTTTTATAACTGGTTCTGGTGCTTTAAAATCCATATCTGCAACCCAGAGCGGAAGCAAATCCTCTTCGCCAAATCTCTCTTTTGTTGCATCCCATTTCATGCAATGTGTACCTCTACGCTCAATTACTTGGTCAAACTCATTCATATTGTGCTCCACAAGCAATTTCCCTCCTTCAGTTACGATTCCATCTTTATTTTATCACATTATTAGCCATTCTACTTTCATGCCCGCTTGTCCTAAAAACGTGATACACTAGCAAATGGATGAAACCTACTACTAGAATCCAGCACAGTAAAGATCTCTTTTATAAGGAGCTTCTTAGTATAGGGAAGAATGCTCCCTTTTTCTCTTTCGCTGGCTCATTCTTTTCTTTACGAATGTACGTTAAAAGGAGTGATAAAACGTGAACACACCGTTTTTTTGCATTGAGGGTGTTATTGGCGTTGGTAAAACAACCCTATGCAAAGCGATAGCGGCACACTATCAAATAAATTGCCTCCATGAGATTGTTGAAGAAAATCCATTTTTGGAAAAATTCTATGATGATATGAATGCTTGGAGTTTTCAGACCGAAATGTTTTTTCTATGCAACCGCGTAAAACAACTTGAAGACATAAAACCTATGCTCCGTGCTCAACATCCTATTATTGCTGATTACCACATTAGTAAAAATAGGCTTTTTGCTAGAAGAACACTAGACGCTAAAAAGTGGGATCAATATGAACGGATCTTTGAAATTTTAAACGAGTCATTACCGAAGCCATCTGCAATCATTTATTTAAAAGCAAGCCACGAAATTGTCATGGAACGAATAAAAAAACGAGGCAGATCATTCGAAAAAGACATGGATCCAGCTTATATTAAACAACTTGCATCTGACTATGATAAAGCAATGATAAAGTTAGCTAAAGAAACACCTGTCGTTACCATCCACACAGACAACCTTGACTTTGTTTCTAGTCAATCTGATTTAGCGTATATACTTACAAAAATAGATTCACACTTATCTTCTGTTTAATTTAAGGAGCTGCAATTATGTCAAACATTCCAGATAACGCCATTATCACCGTAGCAGGAACTGTCGGCGTAGGTAAGACAACAATGACAAGAACACTTGCTACCGAGCTTAATTTTAGAACATCTTTTGAAAAGGTGGATAACAATCCGTATTTAGACCATTTCTATGCTGACTTTGAACGTTGGAGTTTTCATTTACAAATTTATTTCCTAGCTGAACGTTTTAAAGAACAGAAGCGAATGGTTGAACATGGTGGAGGGTATATCCAAGATCGTTCTATCTATGAAGATACAGGTATTTTTGCTAAAATGCATGCCGACAAAGGGACCATGACACCAACCGACTACCAAACTTATACAAGCTTGTTTGAAGCTATGGTGATGACGCCTTATTTCCCTCGCCCTGACGTATTAATTTATTTAGATGGTGACTTAGACACAATCCTTTCCCGCATCAATTCCAGAGGTAGAGAAATGGAAAAACAAACACCACTTGCATACTGGGAAGAAATGTATGGCCGCTATCAAAACTGGATTCAGTCGTTTAATGCTTGCCCAGTATTACGCCTCGATATTCGAGAATACGACCTTCTTGAAGACAAAACATGCATTCACCGCATAAAAGATGAATTAAATCGCTTTTTTTAAAAAAGAAAAGGGGATACGCCGTTAGTCACCGCGTATCCCCTTTTTTACTTATAATAATAGTCCCCTGCTTGAACTTTATTTCGGAGCATTTCCACTTCCACCAGCGCAGGCCGTTTTTCATTTTTCTCTGGCATATGCGGGGAAGAACAAATCCATCCGGCCTCACCAAGTCTGCCTTTTCGCAAATACTTAGCAAGCTCTTCTACATCGGCTCGTAACAAAAAACTCGTATTCGTCGCTGCAGCTAACTGCCAGCAAGATTCAGTAACATCTTCAGCAGACGTAACAACCATTGTACGTTCAGCTTGATAAAAAGCTTTTGCAGCGTAGGCTTCTTGGACACAACTTAAACCAAGTTTAGCTCCATATCTTTTCACTTGGACAACTGTTTTTATGCCATCTTCTCCTATGACAATCAAGTCCGCACCATAGTCTCTGCTTTTTTTCGTTTGATAAGTGGTAAAGCCAGACACCGCAAATGCCACAGCTACATAATCCTCAAATTCACTGCCTTCCATCCGATCAATGTCCCTAATTGTAATTTTACCAACATCTTTTCGTTTTTTCTTCCGTAATTGACCACGAATAAGGATGATCGCCATTAACAATCCAATGACGGCAATCATGAGTAGTATAATCTCAAATCGTTCCAAAACATTCTTCCTTTTTTCCAGTTTCGTGCATTCAGTATAGCACAACAATTAAAAAACCCACACTCATTTAAGTGAGTGCAGGTTCTGATGTATTATCCTTCGAAATACTCGTTGACCTCATCTACAATAATTTTAACAGACTCAAGCCCACTTCCACTTAAGTACCATACTTCGCCGTTTAGTTGATGAATTTGGTCGTTTTGAGCAGCATTCGTACGATCAACAATATCATTATCTAATGTTTCAGAAGCAGAAGCTGCATTCCCAATAGATGCGCCTCTATCTACAACAAAGATATAATCTGGATTAACGCTATCAATATATTCAAAGTTAACTGTCTCGCCATGACTTTCTGCAGAAATATCATCAGCAGGTTCAATTCCTAATTCACCGTGAATAATACCAAAGCGTGAACCAGCGCCAAACGCGCTCACAGAACCTTCATCAACTGATAAAATAAGAGCATTGCTATCAGAATTCGAAGCTTTTTCATTTACTTCATCAATTGTTTCTTGAATGCCAGCTAATTGCTCATCTACTTTATCTTGGGCATCAAAGATGTCACCAAGCACATGCATGTTAGACTCAAAACTCTCCATAAAATTTTCTTGGTCAACCGCTAAATAAACGGTAGGTGCAATTTCACTTAGTTCATCATAAGCGTCGGCTGCACGTCCAGAAATGAAGATGACATCTGGCTGCATTTCATTAATTAATTCGAAGTTTGGTTCGAATAATGAGCCAACATCCTCATACTCGTCTCCTTCGAATTCTGAAAGATAATCAGGCATATTATTTGCTTTTGGTACTCCAGAAATCGGTCCGCCAATTGCACGAATTGAATCTGTAATACCATTATCAAAAGATAGTACCGTTTCTGGATTAACTGGAACTTCTACCATTTCTCCATTAAGTGATTCAACTTCTACCATTTCTGCTTGTTCTTCTGTACCTTCATTTGTTTCACCGGTAGTATTGCCACCTTCTTCTGTGTCGTTTCCGCCACATGCAGCAAGACCTACTGCAGTAAATGCTGTTAATGCCCATAATAATTGCTTTTTCATTTTATAATAACCTCCTGATATTCTCTCTATCTCTATAGACCCCCAAGGAAGATTGTTGCTTACTTTTTATGTAGCGAGCAGTTTTTTCCTCCTCACCCCCTCTCCCTTGTCAAAACTTAACTAAAATAAACACAAATTTTATTGCAATTTACTTCTTCAATCGCGATTTCCATATCATAAATATTGCGAAGTGAATCGGGATTAATGATGTCATGACAATGTCCTTCTTCAATAATGCGCCCATCTTTCATTGCGACAATATTGTCTGAATAACAAGAAGCAAAATTAATATCATGAACAACAATAAGTATCGTCTTATCTCGTTCGTCAACAAGCCTGCGCAACGTTTTCATAATCGAAACAGAGTGCTTCATATCTAAATTGTTTAAAGGCTCATCCAAAATAATATAATCTGTGTCCTGGGCAAGCACCATCGCAATGTAAGCACGTTGACGTTGTCCACCACTTAACTGGTCCAAATATTTCCCTTGAATCTCACGCAACGACATATAATCGATTGCATCATCAACATAGGCCCAATCTTCTTTTGTTAACCGACTTTGTGAATACGGAAAACGTCCAAAGCTAACAAGCTCTCGAATGGTTAGCCGAATATTAATGTTGTTTGCTTGTTTTAAGATCGATACTTTTTTTGCTAATTCCTTACTCTGGATCGAGTCAATCTCTTTCCCATCAACAAGCACTTGTCCTTCATCTTTTTTTGTTAACCGGCTCATTAAAGAAATAAGTGTACTTTTCCCGGCACCATTAGGTCCAATAAATGAAGTGATTGTTCCTTTTCGAACAGCCACAGTCACATCATCAAGTACTTTCTTACCGTCATACTGTTTGCTAACACCTCTTACTTCTATCGCTACGGGTTTCGTTTTTGGCAACGGCTGTACTTCACGGTCAATCAATGCAATCGTCATGTCGTTTTTGTCCCCCTTAAGAGTAAGTAGATAAAGTAAATGCCACCGATAAAGTTAATAAAGACACTTAGTGGCGCTGAATAGGAAAAAACTCTTTCAACAAGTAAGGTCCCTCCTACAAGAGCGATTATGCTAATGAGTGTGCTCAAAGTCGCCATATGAAGATGTTTATAAGATGGCATCATCTCTCGAGCTACGTTTACAACAAGTAATCCAAGAAATAAAATGGGTCCAACAAGCGCAGTTGAAATCGAAACAAATATCGCAATGACGATAAGAAACTTTCGTATCGCTTTATCATACGGGACACCTAAGTTTATCGCTTGATCACGACCAAGTGATATCGCGTCAAGGTATTTTAAGTAAGGCCATATGTATAAAAATGTAAAACCAATTAATACAATAGAAATCCATAATAAATCGACATTGATGTTGCTAAAGCTAGCAAACATTCGATTTTGTATCGTTAAAAATTCATTGGGGTCAATTAACACCTGCATAAATGTTGACATGCTTGAAAACAATGTTCCAAACACAATCCCAACAAGAAGCAAAAAGTATAAATTTTGCTGTTCTCTCTTGAATAAGAGTGCATATAGGAAGAGAGCAAATAGCACCATACCTATAATGGAAATGCCGAAATTAACAAATTGACTAACGGCGACTAACCCTACTGTCCCCAAAACAAAAACAAGCGTTGTTTGAATGAGAATATATAAAGAATCAAGACCGATAATACTCGGTGTTAAGATCCGGTTATTGGTGATTGTTTGAAAGATTAATGTTGAAAAAGCAATTACTGCACCAACAATCACAATCGCAGCAACACTTCTTCCTCTTCTGGGTAAAGCGTAATCCCATCCTGCAGGGGTTAATCCGATAAATAAGAAAGTTAGAATCAAACCAAGTGAAATGGTTCCAAATATAAGATAAATCCATTTAGGCTGCATGTTTAGGTCTCCTTAAGAGCAAGTAAAGGAAGATTGCGCTCCCGATAACCCCAACCATTAAGCCGATTGGAATTTCATATGGATAAATAAGGACACGGCCTAAAATATCACAGATAAGCAGGAATATTGCACCGAATAAAGCAGTATGTGGCAAACTATTTTTCAAATTATCGCCTCTCATAATTGAAACGATATTCGGGATAATCAAGCCTAAAAATGGAATGGAGCCAATCGTGACAACAATCGTTGCTGTGATCATAGCGACGATTAATAATCCGATGTTCATAATACGGTTGTAATTCATACCTAGATTTGTTGAGAAATCTCTTCCCAATCCTGCAACAGTAAATCGATTTGCAAATAGGAAAGCAATAATAACAAGTGGAATACCTATGTATAAAATTTCATAACGCCCCCGGATAACAAGAGAAAAGCTTCCCTGCATCCATGACGACAGGCTTTGTATCAAATCATAGCGATATGCAAGAAAGGTAGTAACAGAATTAACAACACTCCCTAGCATTAAACCAACAAGGGGGACAAAAATTACATTTTTAAATCGAATTCGCTCTAATATTTTCATAAATAGAAACGTTCCACCTAAAGCAAATAAAAAGGCAACAAACATTCTCTCAATCGTACTCGCATTCGTAAAAACAACAATTGCAACGAGTATACCTAATCGTGCCCAATCCATTGTACCTGCGGTTGTTGGTGACACAAACTTATTCTGTGTCAGCTGCTGCATGATCAAACCACAGACACTTAAACTCATACCCACAATAAGGATGCTTAGCAATCTCGGAAGGCGGCTAATTAGGATTGTTTGAACCTCATTCTCAGTAAAACGAAATAGATCAAGTGGCGATATATCTTGTACGCCGATAAATAAAGATGAAAACGATAATAAAATCAATAAAGGCACTAAGTACTTGATTCGCATAGTCAATTAACATGAAAGAAACATGTTGCTTGCCTCCTTCTCGTCTCTATAATGATACTCATTATCAATTACGTCTTTAATCTTATCATCTTTTAGCCATTCGTCAAGGCTAAATGAGAAAGAATCTCGTTTTCAATAAGAAAATACAAACAAGCCATTGAGTATTTATTTCCAAATGGCTTGTTTGTATTTAGTTAATCTTTAATCAATCGAGCCTGAAAAAACCAGTAGTAAAAAGCGATTATCGCCACACTTAAAAGAAATCCTCCAAATACGTCCGTTGCATAATGAACACCTAAATAAATACGTGAAAAGCCCATTCCAAGTATCATAACGACCGCAAAAAGTAGAACTCCGACTCTTACCTGAAAAGAATCAACTCTTTTCCAAATAAAAAAAGTAAGAACAGTATAAAAAGACATAGCCCCCATTGTATGCCCACTTGGAAAACTATATGACGACAAGTCAACCATCATAAAATCTTCTGGGCGAAGACGTGCAATAATTTGCTTAACAACAGTATTTAGCAAACCAGTTGTGGCTAACGTAGCGGTAGTAAAGAAAATTTCTTTTTGAGGTGTCTTTAAGATTAAAAATATAACAATCATAATTATTGCTAAGACTATGACGACAGAAACGGAACCAATGAATGCAAAAGCCGCCATAATGGTTGTGATCCAATCGGCACGAATGGAAGCAACAGATTCTAAAACAAAATAATCAAATTGAACCATAAAATCTGTATCTAAAACGAGTACAAGGAAGAAGAATCCAATTAAGCATAGGATACTTATTTTTAAAGACGTTTGAGTACGTTGGTTCATTTTTAACACCCTTTTACTTGAATAGTTTTTATTGTACTTCATTCATTTTAAAAAACAAGCACTCCATTTTGTCGTTTATAAAAAACGTTTTTGTGGAATAAAGTAGGGAAAGGAGCGAGCAACTTGGACAGAAACAAAGAATCTTTAATTCAACAGTTAATTGATGAAATGATTACACACGGCATATATAAAATAAACGATCGCCATTTATTTGAATTAACACCTGTTGAAATAAAAAGTTTACACGCCTCTATACAAAAAGAGCAGTACTTGTAGCCAGAAGGCAACAAGACTGCTCTTATCAATCTACATTTCCTAATAATGGTTCAAACCAGTGGCTTGCATATACAGAAGCAATTCCAAAAACAATTGACCAAATGACAACACCAATAACCGTCCAAAAGATTGCATACCCTTTTGAAACAC
This window encodes:
- a CDS encoding MalY/PatB family protein, with product MEHNMNEFDQVIERRGTHCMKWDATKERFGEEDLLPLWVADMDFKAPEPVIKALKEKVEHGVYGYAAPSTEVDETIVHWVSSQYNWQIDTEDIVHVTGVVPAISNLIKTFTEEEDEIVIQTPVYYPFYDVIEKNNRRIVKNPLTFDGNQYRMDFAGLESVITEKTKMLILCHPHNPGGRVWSKEELLELADLCEKHDLFVVSDEIHADLLFDGYTHTPLASVSETIKKRVFTTLAPTKTFNLAGVQGAYVVITEPNLRLAYRRTLATTFMNGANMFSHIATKAAYEHGLPWLRGLMSYIQANYTFVEDYLQTHMPKIKPIKPEGTYLLWLNCEALEMSADDRKTWLLQEAKVALNHGPIFGEEGEHFERMNLATPRATLAEAMERIRNAYEKKGL
- a CDS encoding deoxynucleoside kinase → MNTPFFCIEGVIGVGKTTLCKAIAAHYQINCLHEIVEENPFLEKFYDDMNAWSFQTEMFFLCNRVKQLEDIKPMLRAQHPIIADYHISKNRLFARRTLDAKKWDQYERIFEILNESLPKPSAIIYLKASHEIVMERIKKRGRSFEKDMDPAYIKQLASDYDKAMIKLAKETPVVTIHTDNLDFVSSQSDLAYILTKIDSHLSSV
- a CDS encoding deoxynucleoside kinase; amino-acid sequence: MSNIPDNAIITVAGTVGVGKTTMTRTLATELNFRTSFEKVDNNPYLDHFYADFERWSFHLQIYFLAERFKEQKRMVEHGGGYIQDRSIYEDTGIFAKMHADKGTMTPTDYQTYTSLFEAMVMTPYFPRPDVLIYLDGDLDTILSRINSRGREMEKQTPLAYWEEMYGRYQNWIQSFNACPVLRLDIREYDLLEDKTCIHRIKDELNRFF
- a CDS encoding restriction endonuclease yields the protein MERFEIILLMIAVIGLLMAIILIRGQLRKKKRKDVGKITIRDIDRMEGSEFEDYVAVAFAVSGFTTYQTKKSRDYGADLIVIGEDGIKTVVQVKRYGAKLGLSCVQEAYAAKAFYQAERTMVVTSAEDVTESCWQLAAATNTSFLLRADVEELAKYLRKGRLGEAGWICSSPHMPEKNEKRPALVEVEMLRNKVQAGDYYYK
- a CDS encoding siderophore ABC transporter substrate-binding protein: MKKQLLWALTAFTAVGLAACGGNDTEEGGNTTGETNEGTEEQAEMVEVESLNGEMVEVPVNPETVLSFDNGITDSIRAIGGPISGVPKANNMPDYLSEFEGDEYEDVGSLFEPNFELINEMQPDVIFISGRAADAYDELSEIAPTVYLAVDQENFMESFESNMHVLGDIFDAQDKVDEQLAGIQETIDEVNEKASNSDSNALILSVDEGSVSAFGAGSRFGIIHGELGIEPADDISAESHGETVNFEYIDSVNPDYIFVVDRGASIGNAASASETLDNDIVDRTNAAQNDQIHQLNGEVWYLSGSGLESVKIIVDEVNEYFEG
- a CDS encoding iron ABC transporter ATP-binding protein — encoded protein: MTIALIDREVQPLPKTKPVAIEVRGVSKQYDGKKVLDDVTVAVRKGTITSFIGPNGAGKSTLISLMSRLTKKDEGQVLVDGKEIDSIQSKELAKKVSILKQANNINIRLTIRELVSFGRFPYSQSRLTKEDWAYVDDAIDYMSLREIQGKYLDQLSGGQRQRAYIAMVLAQDTDYIILDEPLNNLDMKHSVSIMKTLRRLVDERDKTILIVVHDINFASCYSDNIVAMKDGRIIEEGHCHDIINPDSLRNIYDMEIAIEEVNCNKICVYFS